In Methermicoccus shengliensis DSM 18856, a single genomic region encodes these proteins:
- a CDS encoding DEAD/DEAH box helicase family protein, whose product MNSSQKLSQEYDVLSKMGYLKKDIPKYIEDNLNPRFKLRPYQIEAIARFIHYIEENPNRKKPTQLLFNMATGSGKTLLMAADILYLYNKGYRNFLFFVNSTNIIEKTRDNFLNPLSPKYLFNERIKFGDKEVVIREVSNFDEANEEDINIIFTTIQGLHSQLNLFRENSITFEDFKDKKIVLVSDEAHHINAWTRNRLNRTEEEMKKTWEYTVMQILKSNPENIMLEYTATIDMDNPAIYEKYKDKIIFEYDLKQFRIDGYSKEVKVLQADLENWERMLQAVILSQYRRKIAEKYGIRLKPVILFKSKSIKESKENYDLFREKMDNLSGSDIETIKSNATGTILEKVFNYFEREGITTNNLITELKEDFSEEKCILLDSENIDKEKQIKLNTLEDENNEIRAIFAVKMLDEGWDVLNLFDIVRLYDTRDGYWTRDGRYIPGNTTIAERQLIGRGARYYPFKLNEDDDPFKRKFDNQPEHGLKIIEELYYHSKHNPRYIQELTTALKEYGIMPYEEKEIVLKVKPTIKNTEFWKKGVLFVNKRVEADRSGIKTVDDIKIDKTYKYKLPTGFVKEDVILKEGETNSKSLETTTKTFQLGDFGDTILRKAMAKLDFYRFNNLKKYFPSLTSSSEFIESLKSITVDITSSKEKLDNLTPEDKLKVCLNVLMQLENEILNEYVEYKGTEIFIPIEIKKIVRDKQLKINVGDYGDQEYGVPMSNPKHPDLQLNIADKDWYIYDEN is encoded by the coding sequence ATGAATAGTAGTCAAAAATTAAGTCAGGAATACGATGTTCTATCAAAAATGGGCTACCTTAAGAAGGACATCCCTAAATATATTGAAGATAATCTCAATCCAAGGTTTAAATTAAGACCTTATCAAATTGAAGCCATAGCAAGGTTCATTCACTACATTGAAGAAAACCCCAACAGAAAAAAACCAACACAACTTCTATTCAATATGGCAACAGGTTCCGGTAAAACCCTTTTGATGGCTGCGGATATCCTTTACCTTTACAATAAAGGATATAGGAACTTCCTATTTTTCGTGAATAGCACAAATATAATAGAAAAAACAAGGGATAACTTCCTGAATCCTCTATCCCCAAAATATCTATTCAACGAAAGGATAAAATTTGGGGATAAAGAAGTTGTAATAAGAGAGGTTTCCAATTTTGATGAGGCAAATGAAGAAGACATAAACATCATCTTCACAACAATTCAGGGACTACACAGCCAGTTAAATCTTTTTAGGGAAAATTCAATCACATTTGAGGATTTTAAGGATAAGAAGATTGTTTTAGTATCCGATGAGGCACACCACATAAACGCATGGACAAGAAATAGACTCAACAGGACAGAAGAAGAGATGAAAAAGACTTGGGAATATACAGTTATGCAGATTCTCAAATCCAACCCTGAAAACATAATGCTTGAATACACCGCTACCATTGATATGGATAATCCTGCAATTTATGAAAAGTATAAGGACAAAATAATTTTTGAATATGATTTAAAGCAGTTTAGAATTGATGGTTATTCAAAAGAGGTTAAGGTTTTGCAGGCAGATTTAGAAAACTGGGAAAGGATGTTGCAGGCAGTTATTTTAAGCCAATACAGAAGAAAAATTGCGGAAAAATACGGGATAAGGTTAAAGCCTGTTATATTATTCAAATCTAAGAGCATAAAAGAGTCTAAAGAAAATTATGATTTATTTAGAGAAAAAATGGACAATTTGAGTGGGAGTGATATAGAGACCATCAAATCAAATGCTACCGGAACCATATTGGAAAAAGTCTTTAATTACTTCGAAAGGGAAGGGATAACAACCAATAATCTCATAACTGAATTGAAAGAGGATTTTTCAGAGGAAAAATGTATTCTGCTTGATTCTGAAAACATAGACAAGGAAAAACAAATTAAACTCAATACTCTTGAAGATGAAAACAACGAGATTAGAGCTATATTTGCAGTTAAGATGCTCGATGAAGGTTGGGACGTTCTTAACCTTTTTGATATAGTCAGACTCTATGATACGAGAGATGGATACTGGACAAGGGATGGTAGATATATACCAGGAAATACCACGATTGCAGAAAGACAGCTAATTGGTAGGGGAGCAAGATATTATCCCTTTAAACTCAATGAAGACGATGATCCATTCAAAAGAAAATTTGATAACCAGCCTGAGCATGGACTGAAAATTATTGAAGAACTTTATTACCATAGCAAACACAATCCAAGATACATACAGGAGCTCACAACGGCACTAAAGGAATACGGAATTATGCCCTACGAAGAAAAAGAGATTGTATTGAAAGTGAAGCCCACAATTAAAAATACAGAATTCTGGAAAAAAGGGGTTCTTTTTGTAAATAAGAGGGTAGAAGCTGATAGAAGTGGAATAAAAACCGTAGATGATATCAAAATAGATAAGACTTATAAATACAAACTACCAACAGGATTTGTTAAAGAAGATGTGATTTTAAAAGAAGGTGAAACTAATAGCAAATCTCTTGAAACAACAACCAAAACATTTCAATTGGGTGATTTTGGAGATACAATCTTAAGAAAGGCAATGGCAAAACTTGATTTCTATAGGTTTAACAACCTTAAAAAATACTTCCCATCTCTGACTTCTTCCAGCGAATTTATTGAGTCTTTGAAAAGTATAACCGTTGACATCACAAGTTCAAAGGAAAAATTAGATAATCTCACACCAGAAGATAAACTGAAAGTGTGTTTAAATGTGTTAATGCAATTGGAAAATGAGATTTTAAACGAATATGTTGAGTATAAGGGGACAGAAATTTTCATACCAATCGAAATTAAGAAAATAGTCCGGGACAAACAACTGAAAATTAATGTTGGAGATTATGGTGATCAAGAATATGGTGTGCCTATGAGTAACCCAAAACACCCAGATTTACAATTAAATATAGCAGATAAAGATTGGTATATTTATGATGAAAACTAA
- a CDS encoding universal stress protein — MNAHSIEKIVIATDGSEYTHRAIAFGLSLAKKLGAKVYALSVLDIAPVMSVPIDGAWKGVFDLMHEECFKATAYVKEAGEEIGVEVETVVLEGKPAEKIVEYAEENDIDLVVMGTTGKSGLDRILLGSVAERVVKLSHVPVLVVRSDQEIKNRKASQ, encoded by the coding sequence ATGAACGCGCATTCCATTGAAAAAATTGTTATTGCCACCGATGGCTCTGAGTACACTCATCGCGCCATCGCCTTCGGGCTCTCGCTGGCCAAGAAGCTGGGGGCAAAGGTATATGCGTTGAGCGTGCTGGACATTGCACCCGTGATGTCCGTGCCCATAGATGGTGCATGGAAGGGTGTGTTTGACCTCATGCACGAGGAGTGCTTCAAAGCCACCGCCTACGTGAAGGAGGCAGGGGAGGAGATTGGAGTTGAGGTCGAGACCGTGGTGCTCGAGGGCAAGCCAGCAGAGAAGATTGTGGAGTATGCAGAGGAAAACGACATCGACCTTGTCGTCATGGGCACCACGGGAAAGAGCGGGCTGGACAGGATACTGCTGGGAAGCGTTGCCGAGAGGGTGGTAAAGCTCTCCCATGTCCCTGTGCTCGTGGTGAGGAGCGACCAAGAGATAAAAAACAGAAAAGCCTCTCAGTAG